A genomic window from Amblyraja radiata isolate CabotCenter1 chromosome 18, sAmbRad1.1.pri, whole genome shotgun sequence includes:
- the LOC116983565 gene encoding helicase ARIP4-like, whose translation MGFVKDVIELSSGEDDTFQILDSGSSNDEEVNEESNDAHVNDALNQPDDLGRVMVNINHPPNEQDIFLASQLARSVKPHQIGGIRFLYDNLVESLERFKGSSGFGCILAHSMGLGKTLQMVSFVDVLFRYTEARTVLAIVPVNTLQNWLAEFNMWLPAQEALLQTTTLRRSSPGVSRFIS comes from the exons atgggatttgtcaaag ATGTGATCGAATTGAGTTCTGGGGAAGATGATACATTCCAAATTCTTGATAGTGGATCCAGCAATGATGAGGAGGTGAATGAGGAGAGCAATGATGCTCATGTAAATGATGCCTTGAACCAGCCAGATGATCTGGGGCGTGTAATGGTTAACATAAATCATCCTCCAAATGAGCAAGACATTTTCCTGGCATCCCAACTGGCACGATCTGTGAAACCACACCAG ATCGGAGGAATCCGTTTCTTATACGATAACCTGGTGGAGTCTCTGGAAAGGTTTAAAGGCAGCAGTGGTTTTGGTTGCATCCTGGCACACAGCATGGGTCTTGGGAAAACCCTGCAGATGGTCTCCTTTGTGGATGTTCTCTTTCGATACACGGAGGCCCGCACAGTCCTTGCTATTGTTCCG GTGAACACTTTGCAGAACTGGTTGGCCGAGTTTAACATGTGGCTTCCAGCCCAAGAAGCACTTCTGCAAACTACAACCCTGAGGAGATCCAGCCCAGGGGTTTCAAGGTTCATATCCTAA